In one Janibacter cremeus genomic region, the following are encoded:
- the cydB gene encoding cytochrome d ubiquinol oxidase subunit II, with protein sequence MDLVLIWFVLIAVLWTGYLVLEGFDFGVGMLLPLLARDRGPGSAPAVPGQRSTSSEDRRRTLLTTIGPHWDGNEVWLLTAGGATFAAFPHWYATMFSGMYLPLLLLLVTLILRNMGLEYRHKRTDAAWVRRWDVAIVGGSVIAPFVVGVALTNLVVGMPMSEHLSGTTAYTEFSGSVLDLFTPVTLLGGLALTALCLTHGAHFVALKTSGPLRQESRTLARLAGAVAAALSVVLLLVLGADRGTVASWVAAGVAVVALVVAIAANTKGAERLAFVGSSTTIAMVVVGYFLMLSPNAINGRDAGPALTLEAAASSSMTLTIMTWAALVFTPIMLGYTVWSYWIFRRRLSVDHMARPDTRTEEMVG encoded by the coding sequence ATGGACCTCGTCCTCATCTGGTTCGTCCTCATCGCCGTCCTGTGGACCGGCTACCTCGTGCTCGAGGGCTTCGACTTCGGTGTCGGCATGCTGCTGCCCCTCCTCGCACGTGACCGGGGCCCCGGGTCCGCACCCGCGGTCCCCGGCCAGCGGTCCACGAGCAGCGAGGACCGCCGCCGCACCCTGCTGACCACGATCGGCCCCCACTGGGACGGCAACGAGGTCTGGCTGCTCACCGCGGGCGGGGCGACCTTCGCCGCCTTCCCGCACTGGTACGCGACGATGTTCTCGGGGATGTACCTGCCGCTGCTGCTCCTGCTCGTGACGCTCATCCTGCGCAACATGGGGCTGGAGTACCGGCACAAGCGCACCGATGCCGCGTGGGTGCGCCGATGGGACGTGGCGATCGTCGGCGGGTCGGTCATCGCCCCCTTCGTCGTCGGCGTGGCGCTGACCAACCTCGTCGTCGGGATGCCGATGAGCGAGCACCTCTCCGGCACAACGGCGTACACCGAGTTCTCCGGGTCGGTCCTCGACCTCTTCACCCCGGTCACGCTGCTCGGTGGGCTCGCCCTGACCGCGCTGTGCCTGACCCACGGCGCCCACTTCGTCGCGCTGAAGACCAGCGGTCCGCTGCGGCAGGAGTCGCGCACCCTCGCCAGGCTCGCGGGGGCCGTGGCGGCCGCGCTCTCGGTCGTGCTGCTCCTCGTCCTCGGCGCCGACCGCGGCACCGTGGCCTCGTGGGTGGCCGCGGGCGTCGCCGTCGTCGCGCTCGTCGTGGCGATCGCGGCCAACACGAAGGGGGCGGAGCGCCTCGCCTTCGTCGGCTCCTCCACGACGATCGCGATGGTCGTCGTCGGGTACTTCCTCATGCTCTCGCCCAATGCCATCAACGGTCGCGACGCCGGCCCGGCGCTCACGCTCGAGGCGGCGGCAAGCTCGTCGATGACGCTGACGATCATGACCTGGGCGGCGCTGGTCTTCACGCCGATCATGCTCGGGTACACCGTCTGGAGCTATTGGATCTTCCGGCGTCGGCTCTCGGTCGACCACATGGCCCGCCCGGACACCCGCACGGAGGAGATGGTGGGGTGA
- a CDS encoding MFS transporter, producing the protein MRRLRALLADTRPLRVPAYRRLFTAQIVTVIGAQLTVVTVPAQIYSMTGSSAYVGLTGVFGLVPLVIFGLYGGSLADHVDRRRLLTFTTWGLIVTSFVFFLQAALGNTNVWLLLTIFSIQQACFGINQPTRSAVLPRIVPHEMLPAANALNMTVFTGGAIAGPLVGGALIPVLGFSWLYLVDTLFLFATLWAVISLPSLPVEVVAGSSPGLRSVIDGFRYLATQPVLLMSFVIDLIAMVFGMPRALIPEMADIDFGGPAEGGLAFAVLFAAMPAGAFLGGVLSGWVSRVERHGLAVVVAVLVWGGAMVGFGVAVALADGRAGGWLALAVVLFAAGGAADVASAAFRSTMLQRSATDAMRGRLQGVFIVVVAGGPRLADVLHGLVASSLGAAATTILGGVLVIVLTMAASAAVPAFVRYRVARAG; encoded by the coding sequence GTGCGTCGCCTGAGGGCCCTGCTGGCCGACACCCGCCCCCTGCGGGTACCGGCGTACCGCAGGCTCTTCACCGCGCAGATCGTCACCGTGATCGGCGCCCAGCTGACGGTCGTCACGGTGCCGGCGCAGATCTACTCGATGACCGGGTCGAGCGCCTACGTCGGCCTGACGGGCGTCTTCGGTCTCGTGCCCCTCGTGATCTTCGGCCTCTACGGCGGCTCGCTCGCCGACCACGTCGACCGGCGGCGGCTGCTCACCTTCACCACGTGGGGCCTGATCGTCACCTCGTTCGTGTTCTTCCTCCAGGCCGCGCTGGGCAACACCAACGTCTGGCTGCTGCTGACGATCTTCTCGATCCAGCAGGCCTGCTTCGGCATCAACCAGCCCACGCGCTCGGCCGTGCTGCCGCGGATCGTCCCGCACGAGATGCTCCCGGCGGCCAACGCCCTGAACATGACCGTCTTCACCGGCGGCGCCATCGCCGGCCCCCTCGTCGGCGGAGCGCTCATCCCGGTCCTCGGCTTCTCGTGGCTCTACCTGGTGGACACCCTCTTCCTCTTCGCCACCCTCTGGGCGGTGATCTCCCTCCCTTCGCTCCCGGTCGAGGTGGTGGCCGGCTCCTCCCCCGGCCTGCGCTCGGTCATCGACGGCTTCCGCTACCTCGCGACCCAGCCGGTGCTGCTCATGTCCTTCGTCATCGACCTCATCGCGATGGTTTTCGGCATGCCGCGTGCGCTCATCCCGGAGATGGCCGACATCGACTTCGGTGGGCCGGCCGAGGGCGGGCTCGCCTTCGCGGTCCTCTTCGCCGCGATGCCGGCCGGGGCCTTCCTCGGCGGAGTCCTCTCGGGGTGGGTCTCGCGCGTGGAGCGGCACGGGCTGGCGGTCGTCGTCGCCGTCCTCGTCTGGGGTGGGGCGATGGTCGGGTTCGGCGTGGCGGTGGCCCTCGCGGACGGTCGCGCCGGCGGCTGGCTGGCCCTGGCCGTCGTGCTCTTCGCGGCCGGCGGTGCGGCCGACGTCGCGTCCGCGGCCTTCCGCTCGACGATGCTGCAGAGATCGGCGACGGATGCGATGCGCGGGCGGCTGCAGGGCGTCTTCATCGTGGTCGTGGCCGGCGGCCCGCGCCTGGCCGACGTCCTCCACGGGCTCGTCGCGAGCAGCCTCGGCGCGGCTGCGACGACGATCCTCGGCGGCGTGCTCGTCATCGTCCTCACCATGGCGGCGTCGGCAGCGGTGCCGGCCTTCGTGCGCTACCGGGTCGCGCGTGCGGGATGA
- the hisC gene encoding histidinol-phosphate transaminase encodes MDSPRMRSALDQVPAYVAGKPPTPREGLTVYKVSSNENPYPPLPSVLEVVRERAAEINRYPDMGVGALTDALAAHLDVPREQVATGTGSVGVLGQIIQAMCDAGDEVVFAWRSFEAYPIVTRIAGATPVMVPLTDEHRHDLDAMAAAITDRTKVVLVCTPNNPTGPSVTHTELVDFIAKVPSHVLVVVDEAYLEFVDDEDAVDGLALRREHRNVVVLRTFSKAYGLAGLRVGYAVADEPVAEALRKTATPFGVNHLAQVAAVASLEAKGELDERVQRLVAERARVVDGLRSAGWDVPATQANFVWFPLGERTPDFVAACDEAGLSVRPYGTDGVRVTIGEPEANDRLIEVAGQFLRGA; translated from the coding sequence ATGGACTCCCCCCGGATGCGCTCCGCCCTCGACCAGGTCCCGGCCTACGTCGCCGGCAAACCTCCGACGCCGCGTGAGGGGCTGACGGTCTACAAGGTCTCCTCGAACGAGAACCCGTACCCGCCGCTGCCCTCGGTGCTCGAGGTCGTGCGCGAGCGCGCCGCCGAGATCAACCGCTACCCCGACATGGGCGTGGGCGCCCTCACCGACGCCCTCGCCGCGCACCTCGACGTGCCCCGCGAGCAGGTCGCGACCGGTACCGGGTCGGTCGGTGTGCTCGGGCAGATCATCCAGGCGATGTGCGATGCCGGGGACGAGGTGGTCTTCGCCTGGCGCTCCTTCGAGGCGTACCCGATCGTCACGCGGATCGCCGGGGCGACGCCGGTCATGGTGCCGCTGACCGACGAGCACCGCCACGACCTCGACGCGATGGCCGCCGCGATCACCGACCGCACCAAGGTCGTGCTCGTGTGCACCCCCAACAACCCGACCGGCCCCTCGGTGACCCACACCGAGCTGGTCGACTTCATCGCGAAGGTCCCCTCGCACGTGCTCGTCGTCGTCGACGAGGCGTACCTGGAGTTCGTCGACGACGAGGACGCCGTCGACGGGCTGGCGCTGCGGCGCGAGCACCGCAACGTCGTCGTGCTGCGCACCTTCTCCAAGGCGTACGGCCTGGCCGGCCTGCGCGTCGGGTACGCGGTGGCGGACGAGCCGGTTGCCGAGGCACTGCGCAAGACCGCGACCCCCTTCGGCGTCAACCACCTCGCGCAGGTGGCCGCCGTCGCGTCGTTGGAGGCGAAGGGGGAGCTGGACGAGCGCGTGCAGCGGCTCGTGGCCGAGCGGGCCCGGGTGGTCGACGGACTGCGCTCGGCCGGGTGGGACGTCCCCGCGACGCAGGCGAACTTCGTGTGGTTCCCGCTCGGGGAGCGCACCCCGGACTTCGTGGCGGCCTGCGACGAGGCGGGGCTGTCGGTGCGGCCGTACGGCACGGACGGCGTGCGGGTGACGATCGGCGAGCCGGAGGCGAACGACCGCCTGATCGAGGTCGCCGGGCAGTTCCTCCGGGGAGCCTGA
- a CDS encoding phage holin family protein yields MTNFLIRTAVNGVALWVAAWLIDGIVLAEDGTTFASNFATIVLVALIFGVVNAVVKPIAKLLAFPLIVLTLGLFTFVVNAFLLQLTEWISEPLGLSFVIEEFWWDAVLGALIVTIVAMILSWILPEPDDD; encoded by the coding sequence ATGACCAATTTCCTCATCCGAACGGCCGTCAACGGGGTGGCCCTGTGGGTCGCCGCGTGGCTCATCGACGGCATCGTCCTCGCCGAGGACGGCACGACGTTCGCCTCGAACTTCGCGACCATCGTCCTGGTGGCGCTGATCTTCGGCGTGGTCAATGCGGTCGTCAAGCCCATCGCCAAGCTGCTCGCGTTCCCGCTGATCGTCCTGACGCTCGGGCTGTTCACCTTCGTGGTCAACGCCTTCCTGCTGCAGCTGACGGAGTGGATCTCCGAGCCGCTGGGTCTGAGCTTCGTCATCGAGGAGTTCTGGTGGGATGCCGTGCTCGGTGCCCTCATCGTCACGATCGTCGCGATGATCCTCAGCTGGATCCTGCCCGAGCCGGACGACGACTGA
- a CDS encoding M56 family metallopeptidase, whose amino-acid sequence MIAALLLLCAAALIAVPHVLVRAERLRRSPRAALILWQALSLSAVLCLLGAGPIAWLRPRPLPPVPGGVVTALATIASLGVLIHLLVRTHDVDRRIRTARDEHRQLVDLVGRHEGEHTRVLKSEQVAAYCVPGARSRLVITDALTALPSDQLAAVVAHEEAHLRERHDLVLEFFTVLHTATPRFMRTDAALTEVALLIEIIADRAAWQEVGEVSLARAILSLAEAAGEQVPTGISAGAGAAATRIRLLLSDEPAPWQTLALYLFCVAAPTTPPVLSVLVAG is encoded by the coding sequence GTGATCGCTGCACTGTTGCTGCTCTGCGCGGCAGCACTCATCGCCGTCCCGCACGTGCTCGTGCGGGCCGAACGGCTGCGCCGCAGCCCGCGTGCGGCGCTCATCCTGTGGCAGGCCCTCTCGCTGTCCGCGGTGCTCTGCCTGCTCGGCGCGGGGCCGATCGCGTGGCTGCGGCCACGACCACTGCCCCCGGTGCCGGGTGGTGTCGTGACCGCCCTGGCCACCATCGCCTCCCTCGGCGTCCTCATCCACCTGCTCGTGCGCACCCACGACGTGGACCGTCGGATCCGGACGGCGCGGGACGAGCACCGGCAGCTCGTCGACCTCGTCGGCCGCCACGAGGGCGAGCACACCCGGGTCCTGAAGTCCGAGCAGGTGGCCGCCTACTGCGTCCCGGGCGCCCGCTCGCGACTGGTCATCACCGACGCGCTCACCGCCCTGCCCAGTGACCAGCTGGCCGCGGTCGTCGCCCACGAGGAGGCGCACCTGCGCGAGCGGCACGACCTGGTCCTCGAGTTCTTCACGGTGCTGCACACCGCGACGCCGCGCTTCATGCGCACGGACGCCGCGCTGACGGAGGTGGCCCTGCTCATCGAGATCATCGCCGACCGGGCCGCGTGGCAGGAGGTCGGCGAGGTCTCGCTCGCGCGGGCGATCCTCTCCCTCGCCGAGGCGGCGGGCGAGCAGGTCCCCACGGGCATCTCCGCCGGAGCCGGTGCGGCGGCGACGAGGATCCGCCTCCTCCTGAGCGACGAGCCGGCGCCGTGGCAGACCCTCGCCCTCTACCTCTTCTGCGTCGCCGCGCCGACGACCCCACCGGTGCTGTCGGTGCTCGTGGCCGGCTGA
- a CDS encoding substrate-binding domain-containing protein, with translation MSAQDRPGRRRDVWDDDEDSTSSSPATPEPTTAERSSLDGSTGEATSRRTLHRGRRRRLPWWVVLLVLLLVALLCLGGAWSFLRGEGSASSSCGDPLAVSAAPEIAEPLEEALEKVEGECTDYRVSAVSASTATKNINEGMAPDVWVPDSSTWIDAIDQETTPGQWLEGQSIASSPIALAAGSETEGAPSEASTWTRIIDDEGDLQMANPDVDTASRLAFHASRVGQPARIGLETGERLIFLSRFAAPSVNKLFEDYASDPRKNTPFPASEQEIATFNKEHDDLPPLRAVMPEKGTLSLDYPWITNPELTGEALEAADRARTELGTIDVRESLTKAGFRDANGQDGPTIAGQEAAPVEELDAPGRNERVALVEQWDIMRTDMRMLAVVDVSGSMQWDSPTPGRSRWDVTQGALTTGTGLLPAGSEVGAWVFSTDRKGGRDYEEVAPVKPMNSARGKGTHRDHLAQLVADGDKWLGGDTALYDTIWAAHQQMVDSYDPEFVNSLVVFTDGENDDPNGGLSLTQLLNKLDESYDAQRPVRVITIGMGEADASALQRIADETGGTSYIAETPEDIERVFVEALLARGSG, from the coding sequence ATGAGTGCCCAGGACCGACCAGGTCGGCGACGCGACGTCTGGGACGACGACGAGGACAGCACCTCGTCGAGTCCGGCCACCCCCGAGCCCACCACCGCCGAACGCTCGTCACTCGACGGGAGCACGGGCGAGGCCACCAGCCGCCGCACCCTCCACCGCGGCCGGCGCCGCCGCCTCCCCTGGTGGGTCGTGCTGCTCGTGCTCCTCCTCGTCGCACTGCTGTGCCTGGGCGGCGCGTGGTCCTTCCTGCGCGGCGAGGGGTCCGCCTCCTCCTCGTGCGGTGACCCGCTGGCCGTCTCCGCGGCGCCCGAGATCGCCGAGCCCCTCGAGGAGGCCCTGGAGAAGGTCGAGGGCGAGTGCACCGATTACCGCGTCAGCGCCGTCTCCGCCTCCACGGCCACCAAGAACATCAACGAGGGCATGGCGCCCGACGTGTGGGTCCCGGACAGCTCGACCTGGATCGACGCGATCGACCAGGAGACCACTCCCGGCCAGTGGCTCGAGGGCCAGTCCATCGCCTCCTCCCCCATCGCCCTGGCCGCCGGGTCGGAGACGGAGGGCGCGCCGAGCGAGGCCTCGACGTGGACGCGGATCATCGACGACGAGGGCGACCTGCAGATGGCCAACCCCGACGTCGACACGGCCAGCCGACTCGCCTTCCACGCCAGCCGCGTCGGCCAGCCCGCGCGGATCGGCCTGGAGACCGGCGAGCGCCTGATCTTCCTGTCGCGCTTCGCCGCTCCGTCGGTCAACAAGCTCTTCGAGGACTACGCGAGCGACCCGAGGAAGAACACCCCCTTCCCCGCGTCCGAGCAGGAGATCGCCACCTTCAACAAGGAGCACGACGACCTCCCGCCCCTGCGCGCGGTGATGCCCGAGAAGGGCACGCTGTCGCTCGACTACCCGTGGATCACCAACCCGGAGCTGACGGGCGAGGCCCTCGAGGCCGCCGACAGGGCACGCACCGAGCTCGGGACCATCGACGTGCGGGAGTCGCTGACGAAGGCCGGGTTCCGTGACGCCAACGGCCAGGACGGCCCGACGATCGCAGGGCAGGAGGCCGCCCCGGTCGAGGAGCTCGATGCGCCGGGCCGCAACGAGCGGGTCGCACTCGTCGAGCAGTGGGACATCATGCGCACGGACATGCGCATGCTCGCCGTCGTCGACGTCTCCGGCTCGATGCAGTGGGACAGCCCCACCCCGGGCAGGTCCCGCTGGGACGTCACCCAGGGTGCGCTCACCACCGGCACGGGCCTGCTGCCCGCCGGCAGCGAGGTCGGCGCGTGGGTCTTCAGCACCGACCGCAAGGGCGGCCGGGACTACGAGGAGGTCGCCCCGGTCAAGCCGATGAACTCCGCGCGCGGCAAGGGCACCCACCGGGACCACCTGGCCCAGCTCGTCGCGGACGGCGACAAGTGGCTCGGCGGGGACACCGCTCTGTACGACACGATCTGGGCCGCCCACCAGCAGATGGTCGACAGCTACGACCCCGAGTTCGTCAACTCGCTCGTCGTCTTCACCGACGGGGAGAACGACGACCCCAACGGCGGGCTGTCCCTGACCCAGCTGTTGAACAAGCTCGACGAGTCCTACGACGCGCAGCGCCCGGTCCGGGTCATCACGATCGGCATGGGCGAGGCCGACGCCTCGGCCCTGCAGAGGATCGCGGACGAGACCGGCGGCACCTCCTACATCGCCGAGACCCCGGAGGACATCGAGCGGGTGTTCGTCGAGGCGCTGCTCGCCCGCGGCTCGGGCTGA
- a CDS encoding AIM24 family protein, translated as MPIHGTLFQEFKEEATSDQFSLQNKKMLKVQMGHGPVMAKSGSMVAYQGDVRFANKGSGGLDKFIKKAVTGEGVDMMTCSGQGELFLADSASEIQVMYLENDMISVNGNNIMAFSASIDWDIHRIQARGAAMTGGLYNVTLRGTGYVAITTKGDPVALDVSGAPTFADAQVVVMWTAGVRMDIKVDTGGLKSMIRGGTGEMLQMAFGGEGYVLVQPAESVADGGHQQSSGSRGSGLSDFLGG; from the coding sequence ATGCCCATCCACGGCACGCTGTTCCAGGAGTTCAAGGAGGAAGCGACCTCCGACCAGTTCTCGCTGCAGAACAAGAAGATGCTCAAGGTCCAGATGGGGCACGGCCCCGTCATGGCGAAGAGCGGCTCGATGGTCGCCTACCAGGGGGACGTCCGCTTCGCGAACAAGGGCTCGGGAGGCCTGGACAAGTTCATCAAGAAGGCCGTCACCGGCGAGGGCGTCGACATGATGACCTGCTCGGGGCAGGGCGAGCTCTTCCTCGCCGACTCGGCGAGCGAGATCCAGGTGATGTACCTCGAGAACGACATGATCTCGGTCAACGGCAACAACATCATGGCCTTCTCCGCGTCGATCGACTGGGACATCCACCGCATCCAGGCCCGCGGTGCGGCGATGACCGGCGGCCTGTACAACGTCACCCTCCGCGGCACCGGCTACGTGGCGATCACGACGAAGGGGGACCCGGTCGCCCTCGACGTCTCCGGTGCCCCGACCTTCGCCGATGCGCAGGTGGTCGTGATGTGGACGGCCGGCGTGCGGATGGACATCAAGGTCGACACGGGTGGCCTGAAGTCGATGATCCGCGGCGGCACCGGGGAGATGCTGCAGATGGCCTTCGGCGGCGAGGGCTACGTCCTCGTCCAGCCGGCGGAGTCGGTGGCCGACGGCGGGCACCAGCAGTCCTCGGGGAGCAGGGGCTCCGGCCTGAGCGACTTCCTCGGCGGCTGA
- a CDS encoding BlaI/MecI/CopY family transcriptional regulator, with protein sequence MPKNAILGDLEQAIMDVLWTDGGALTVREVLDRLTARDLAYTTVMTVLSRLETKGVTTRERDGRAWRYRAAATRESMTAQAMRGPLDDLSGEDRQAAILHFLSEASADDLDAVRAAMAEVEAKGDRPRRRR encoded by the coding sequence ATGCCCAAGAACGCGATACTGGGTGACCTCGAGCAGGCGATCATGGACGTGCTGTGGACCGACGGCGGGGCGCTGACCGTGCGGGAGGTCCTCGACCGCCTCACGGCCCGCGACCTCGCGTACACGACCGTCATGACCGTCCTCTCCCGCCTCGAGACCAAGGGCGTGACGACCCGCGAGCGCGATGGTCGCGCCTGGCGCTACCGTGCGGCGGCCACCCGCGAGTCGATGACCGCGCAGGCCATGCGCGGCCCGCTGGACGATCTGAGCGGCGAGGACCGGCAGGCCGCGATCCTGCACTTCCTCTCCGAGGCGAGCGCCGACGACCTGGACGCCGTGCGGGCCGCGATGGCCGAGGTGGAGGCGAAGGGGGATCGCCCGCGCCGTCGCCGCTGA
- the cydD gene encoding thiol reductant ABC exporter subunit CydD, producing MRPFDPRVLRVAPATRAPIAALGAIGVAQGVATIATAFALAHLVVAVVRGEPLVGPLVWTGGLFAVRAVLGALSERIAAAAGALVATQLRDQLLDAWSRRTVEERPPRDRALTLATQGTSAVEPYIAKYLPALIAAAVVPALAIGCLLLVDWPSAVVVILTVPLLPLFAALIGATTQEDTDRRWHALSDLSGHFLDVMRGLPTLVSYGRATRQVTTISAVSQRHRRATMRTLRLAFLSAAALELLATISVAIVAVVVGLRLTTGSMELLVALTAILLAPEAFWPIRRVGTEFHSAADGSAALSTILAELEAGEGRPHLPADTRVGAHDHGEVRLVGVGYAHPGAGRRVLGDVDLTATGPGLTVVTGPSGCGKTTLLEVITGTRAPDRGTVVTPQVHLVTQRPFLGAGTIRANLTIGGPQTNQALWQALRTVGMDGAVAALPEGLDTTIGDDGFGLSAGQRSRLVLARALLSTAPVVLLDEPTAHVDPDSTAVLGAVITELARTRTVIAVSHQPELVSRADQHIDLGAVATDAPGEAVVSR from the coding sequence GTGAGGCCCTTCGACCCCCGGGTCCTCCGCGTCGCACCGGCCACCCGCGCACCGATCGCAGCGCTGGGTGCCATCGGCGTCGCCCAGGGTGTGGCGACGATCGCCACGGCGTTCGCCCTCGCGCACCTGGTGGTGGCGGTCGTCCGTGGCGAGCCGCTCGTGGGGCCGCTCGTGTGGACCGGGGGGCTCTTCGCGGTCCGTGCCGTGCTCGGGGCGCTGTCGGAGCGGATCGCCGCTGCTGCAGGGGCGCTCGTCGCCACGCAGCTGCGCGACCAGCTCCTCGACGCGTGGTCGCGGCGCACGGTCGAGGAGCGGCCACCCCGTGATCGGGCGCTGACCCTGGCGACGCAGGGCACGAGCGCCGTCGAGCCCTACATCGCGAAGTACCTGCCGGCACTCATCGCGGCCGCGGTCGTGCCGGCACTCGCCATCGGCTGCCTGCTGCTCGTCGACTGGCCGAGCGCCGTGGTGGTCATCCTCACCGTGCCGCTGCTGCCGCTCTTCGCCGCGCTCATCGGGGCGACGACGCAGGAGGACACCGACCGCAGGTGGCACGCGCTGAGCGACCTCTCCGGGCACTTCCTCGACGTGATGCGCGGCCTGCCCACCCTCGTCAGCTACGGCCGGGCGACGCGTCAGGTCACGACGATCAGCGCCGTCAGCCAGCGGCACCGGCGGGCGACGATGCGCACGCTGCGGCTGGCCTTCCTCTCCGCGGCCGCGCTGGAGCTGCTCGCGACGATCTCGGTGGCGATCGTGGCCGTCGTCGTCGGGCTGCGCCTGACCACCGGCTCGATGGAGCTGCTCGTCGCGCTGACCGCGATCCTCCTTGCGCCGGAGGCGTTCTGGCCGATCCGGCGGGTGGGTACCGAGTTCCACTCCGCCGCGGACGGATCGGCGGCCCTGTCGACGATCCTCGCCGAGCTCGAGGCGGGCGAAGGGAGGCCACACCTCCCTGCGGACACGCGGGTTGGTGCGCACGACCATGGGGAGGTGCGGCTGGTCGGGGTCGGATACGCCCACCCCGGCGCCGGGCGCCGGGTGCTCGGCGACGTCGACCTCACCGCCACCGGACCCGGTCTGACCGTGGTCACCGGGCCGTCCGGGTGCGGCAAGACCACCCTGCTCGAGGTCATCACCGGCACGCGCGCCCCGGACCGCGGCACGGTCGTCACGCCGCAGGTGCACCTGGTGACCCAGCGGCCCTTCCTCGGCGCGGGGACCATCCGCGCGAACCTCACCATCGGTGGCCCGCAGACCAACCAGGCCCTGTGGCAGGCGCTGCGCACGGTCGGCATGGACGGTGCCGTCGCCGCCCTGCCGGAGGGGCTCGACACCACCATCGGGGATGACGGCTTCGGCCTGTCGGCAGGGCAACGCTCCCGTCTCGTCCTCGCCCGTGCGCTGCTGTCGACCGCGCCCGTCGTGCTGCTCGACGAACCCACCGCCCACGTCGACCCCGACTCCACCGCCGTGCTCGGTGCCGTGATCACCGAGCTCGCCCGTACCCGCACGGTCATCGCCGTCAGCCACCAGCCCGAGCTGGTCAGCCGCGCGGACCAGCACATCGACCTCGGTGCGGTGGCGACCGACGCGCCCGGTGAGGCGGTGGTGTCCCGGTGA
- a CDS encoding cytochrome ubiquinol oxidase subunit I: MDVLELARWQFAITTVYHFFFVPVTIGLSAIVAWYHSRWIRTRNEEHLRMAKFLGKLFTINFALGLVTGIVQEFQFGMNWSTYSRFVGDIFGAPLALEALLAFFLESTFLGLWIFGWGRIPERLHAATMWIVHIGTVLSAYFILAANSFMQNPVGYRINPDTGRAEMADFLAMLTSPVQLVAFPHVITACYMVGGALVMGVGVHKLRQAKGGALADRRMYRHAARLGAVVTLVAGLGVTISGDVQGKVMTEVQPMKMAAAEALYETPPEGECAPFSVLTVAGLGGEDPTHVLEIPCLLSYLGTGSWDGQVQGMVELENEYRASFGDSELTRADTYIPPIAMTYWNFRLMMGAGFFAMAVGAWVLWATRKDRAPMQRWVGPLMVLAPIATILGHSFGWIFTEIGRQPWVVFGEMATHTAVSPSVGSTDVWISMGVFTLLYGALAVVEVRLLLEYIRRGAEPFEEPRLVTDDEPLAFTY; encoded by the coding sequence ATGGACGTGCTCGAACTAGCTCGGTGGCAGTTCGCGATCACCACCGTCTACCACTTCTTCTTCGTGCCGGTCACCATCGGACTGTCCGCGATCGTCGCCTGGTACCACTCGCGGTGGATCCGCACCCGCAACGAGGAGCACCTGCGGATGGCGAAGTTCCTCGGCAAGCTCTTCACGATCAACTTCGCCCTGGGACTCGTCACCGGCATCGTCCAGGAGTTCCAGTTCGGCATGAACTGGTCGACCTACAGCCGCTTCGTCGGCGACATCTTCGGCGCCCCGCTCGCCCTGGAGGCGCTGCTCGCCTTCTTCCTCGAGTCGACCTTCCTGGGCCTGTGGATCTTCGGCTGGGGCCGGATCCCCGAGCGGCTGCACGCGGCGACGATGTGGATCGTGCACATCGGCACCGTCCTGTCGGCCTACTTCATCCTCGCGGCCAACTCCTTCATGCAGAACCCCGTCGGCTACCGGATCAACCCGGACACCGGCCGTGCCGAGATGGCCGACTTCCTCGCGATGCTGACCAGCCCCGTGCAGCTCGTCGCCTTCCCCCACGTGATCACCGCCTGCTACATGGTCGGCGGCGCCCTCGTCATGGGCGTCGGCGTGCACAAGCTCCGTCAGGCGAAGGGGGGCGCGCTCGCCGATCGCAGGATGTACCGCCACGCGGCCCGGCTCGGCGCGGTCGTCACCCTCGTCGCCGGCCTCGGCGTCACCATCAGCGGTGACGTGCAGGGCAAGGTCATGACCGAGGTGCAGCCGATGAAGATGGCGGCCGCGGAGGCCCTGTACGAGACCCCTCCGGAGGGTGAGTGCGCCCCCTTCTCCGTGCTGACCGTCGCCGGCCTCGGCGGGGAGGACCCGACGCACGTTCTCGAGATCCCCTGCCTGCTGTCCTACCTCGGCACCGGCAGCTGGGACGGCCAGGTGCAGGGCATGGTCGAGCTGGAGAACGAGTACCGCGCCTCCTTCGGCGACAGCGAGCTGACCCGGGCCGACACCTACATCCCCCCGATCGCGATGACCTACTGGAACTTCCGCCTGATGATGGGCGCCGGCTTCTTCGCCATGGCCGTCGGCGCGTGGGTGCTGTGGGCCACCCGCAAGGACCGGGCCCCGATGCAGCGCTGGGTGGGGCCGCTCATGGTCCTCGCGCCGATCGCGACCATCCTCGGCCACAGCTTCGGCTGGATCTTCACCGAGATCGGGCGCCAGCCGTGGGTCGTCTTCGGCGAGATGGCCACCCACACCGCGGTCTCCCCGTCCGTCGGGTCCACCGACGTGTGGATCTCGATGGGGGTCTTCACCCTGCTCTACGGGGCACTGGCCGTCGTCGAGGTCCGCCTCCTGCTCGAGTACATCCGCCGCGGCGCCGAGCCCTTCGAGGAACCCCGCCTCGTCACGGACGACGAGCCGCTCGCCTTCACCTACTGA